A stretch of DNA from Glycine max cultivar Williams 82 chromosome 18, Glycine_max_v4.0, whole genome shotgun sequence:
CTTAGCTGAAAGTGTTAACCTGGCTGGTGTCAAGGAGTGTGTGGGAAATGACCGAATCAAACAGTATACAGATGATGGAATTGTTGTGTGGAGTGGGAATGATGATCAATGTCATGATGCTAGATGGGGTTATGGGGCTACCGGAGTGGTATCTGTTGCGAGCAACCTGGTTCCCGGTTTAATGCGAGAACTCATGTTTGGCGGTGTAAACCCTACTCTAAATTCTAAACTCTTGCCTCTGATTGACTGGCTTTTCCACATGCCAAACCCCATTGGTTTGAACACTGCTCTTGCTCAACTTGGGGTCATCAGACCCGTTTTTAGGCTACCTTTTGTACCTCTCCCTGTGGACAAAAGGATAGAGTTTGCCAATTTGGTGAAGGAAATTGGTCGAGAGCATTTTGTTGGAAATAAAGTTGTTGAGGTTCTTGATGATGATGACTTTTTCTTGGTTAGTCGTTATTAAGCTACATTGTAAGATCGTTGTATCCTTTCTAGGGGTTTGCCAAATTTAAAATCCAGATGAGTCTATTGTAGTGAACTAGTTAATGATCATTTAGTTTCTTTTTACTGACTACTTTGTAGTTGCAAACTGGTTCAAATTTATTCTGAATTTTAAGTGCTCTGCATATTGTATTGACCTTGTTTTGACCCTGATTAACATCATTTTACAAACACAAACCCATGTAACTAGAACTCACTTAAATTGTGGAAGGTAAATATCCAAGCAGTGGAACATTATAATGACGAACAAATCTTTGATTTTCTACCCTTACGTTCCTCTATTTATCATATAATGAACACACTTGGAGATGTGACTTTTGCTCCCAAGAATCcccttataaattaaaaagatacgCGGTGAAGACGAAAGTAGTGGGGTTAAGTGGAGAATATTTCTTTGCTTTCCTTCTCCTTAGTTTTCTGTGTTGGAGTATGTAACTCTTATTAAAGTCAAGAATTTTGCCGATTAAACATTTCATTTGGTCTAATAATCTATAATTAACGAGCACCAGAAATATATTCTGTAGGTCAAGGaaatctaatttaattgattaagggTGCCTAAGCTATGGTAAATCTTGTGATACtatctttaatttctataatatatatatatatatatatatatatatatatatatatatatatatatatatatatatataacacgaATCTCTTTTCGACTCTTGCTTGATAACATCTGCTGCCATTGTGATTGCATCGAGTCAAATAATCGAAACTTATCTATTTGTACACTACTCTTTATATAACAACGTTATTACAAACGAATTCATTAGCTTAATCAAATACActtaacaagaaaaagaaaaagctagGACACTATTAAGTAGTATTCTCGAGACACACCATCAGGAAAATTAacaagaaatgataaatttaaactCTTACACAAGTTGCACGATTCTATATTCCATGTAATGCTTACAATTGGCATATTAcctatttatctttattttaccACTCTAAACTTATtgctagaaaattaattaatttaacctcCCACTAAGATgcaacctaaaaaaaaaaagaagaagctaaGTCAACAAGATATAGGGCTAACATAACATTTGAGAAAAAGATCATTGACACAGACCCTTTAATTTCTCCTACCCCTTGCCACACTATGACACAAATAAActgtttatatattaattagctAATAGCTAGTTATTGTTGGTATTGTTGTTTTGTCCTGAAAGCTTCTTTTGGAGCTGAGACGAGAGGGCCTGATTCTCTTTGTGCAGAAGCATGGCTTGTTTCCTCAACTTCTCATTCTCCTCTATGATGGTTTGGTTCTCCATGTACAACTTCAAGTTCTTCATCTGAATCTCTGATTTCACAACAATCCTTTTCCTTTGTCTTGCTTCTTTCAAGTGTGCCCTCCTTctgcatcatcatcatcatcatacaACAAGCCAATGTTACAACACACACAAAACACATATGCACACAAGCTGTGAAAAACAGCAGAAAAAGACATAGTAGAAAGCTACAAGACTATATAGAATAGTACCTGTTGAGCATGCCCAACCGAAGGTGCCTGTGACTGTGGTGGTGTCTCTTAGATGTCCATGGACGAGGAAGTGCCAAATAAAGGGTCTGTTTTGAAGAGAAAGAGCACATGCTGTTTCCCTTCTAAAAACCAAGACTCTTGAGGGAACAAGAGCTAGAACTATAAGCTTGAGAGATAAGGTTCACTTACAAAAactgaataacaaaataaacaaaaaaatgggaTGGTGAGATGTAACAAATAGGCTACAAGGGGTCTTTATAGGTGAGAAGAAACTTGGTAGGAAACTACTAGGGTGAAAGAAAAGTGTTATAATATAGCTGTGATTTTGTGGTtatatgagagagagagagagagagagagagagagagagagagagagagactttTATAGCAATGATGGCACAAGGACTCATGATTACGAAGGGCAGCAATAGATGAGGGAAAgcagaagaggatgaagaaaaaTGGCTCTCTTCTTTCTAGGCCTTTTTGATTGCTTTGGTTGAGAGTCTAACTTGGGGTGGCGGGGTAACATTTGAGAAATTGAGAAGGATGGGGGAGGCACATAGAAAAAGTACCATACCCATTATTCTATTAGTTGAGTTACACTTTTTGGAATAATTTAGAAGTT
This window harbors:
- the ZPR1B gene encoding protein LITTLE ZIPPER 2-like (The RefSeq protein has 1 substitution compared to this genomic sequence) — its product is MCSFSSKQTLYLALPRPWTSKRHHHSHRHLRLGMLNRRRAHLKEARQRKRIVVKSEIQMKNLKLYMENQTIIEENEKLRKQAMLLHKGNQALSSQLQKKLSGQNNNTNNN